One window of the Haemorhous mexicanus isolate bHaeMex1 chromosome 15, bHaeMex1.pri, whole genome shotgun sequence genome contains the following:
- the LSM11 gene encoding U7 snRNA-associated Sm-like protein LSm11 isoform X2 translates to MEEDEAGAASAEPRGSRHRSPSPGRLDVSSSRFDPLLALYSPRTPLPFPAAPCFNNLAEYESFQRGLRRPHGRRGALASRGAPAARASRRGQPAPDPERIQRLRSLMVNAGPEQEAAEGGTATRRRRAPRNVLTRMPLHEGSPLGELHRCVRDGVRINVHIRTFKGLRGVCTGFLVAFDKFWNMALTDVDETYRKPVMGKAFYAEPQLSLTRELALTNDSQMLSLKAGSGRGRAEEERERQKHLGRAGEKKTPGDRSEADVGSRTAHTEGASAGGARARSQPRRRRRPKVDYQQVFTRHINQIFIRGENVLLVHLAH, encoded by the exons ATGGAGGAGGACGAGGCGGGCGCGGCGAGCGCGGAGCCGCGGGGCTCCCGCCACCGCTCGCCCAGCCCTGGCCGCCTGGATGTGAGCTCCAGCCGCTTCGACCCGCTGCTGGCGCTCTACTCGCCGCGCACGCCGCTGCCCTTCCCCGCCGCGCCCTGCTTCAACAACCTCGCCGAGTACGAGAGCTTCCAGCGCGGCCTGCGCCGCCCGCACGGCCGCCGCGGTGCCCTCGCTAGCCGCGGtgcccccgccgcccgcgcgTCCCGCCGGGGCCAACCCGCCCCCGACCCCGAGCGCATCCAGCGCCTCCGCAGCCTCATGGTCAACGCGGGCCCCGAGCAGGAGGCGGCTGAAGGCGGAACGGCgacgcggcggcggcgggcacCGCGCAATGTCCTCACCAGGATGCCCC TCCATGAAGGCAGCCCACTGGGGGAGCTCCATCGCTGTGTCCGAGATGGTGTCAGGATCAATGTCCACATCCGCACTTTCAAAGGGCTCCGTGGAGTCTGCACAGGCTTTTTGGTTGCCTTTGACAAATTCTGGAATATG gCCCTGACAGATGTGGATGAGACTTACAGGAAACCAGTAATGGGCAAAGCCTTCTATGCAGAACCTCAGCTCTCACTGACCCGA GAGCTGGCCCTGACAAATGACTCTCAGATGCTGAGTTTGAAGGCTGGATCTGGACGAGGGAGAGCAGAAGAGGAGCgtgagaggcagaaacacttgggcagagctggagagaagAAGACCCCGGGTGACAGAAGTGAAGCTGATGTGGGCAGCAGGACTGCCCACACAGAGGGGGCCAGTGCTGGTGGGGCCCGAGCGAGGAGCCAGCCCCGGAGGAGAAGGCGGCCCAAGGTGGATTATCAGCAGGTGTTCACACGCCACATAAACCAGATCTTTATTCGAGGAGAGAATGTCTTGCTTGTCCATTTAGCACATTGA
- the LSM11 gene encoding U7 snRNA-associated Sm-like protein LSm11 isoform X1 produces the protein MEEDEAGAASAEPRGSRHRSPSPGRLDVSSSRFDPLLALYSPRTPLPFPAAPCFNNLAEYESFQRGLRRPHGRRGALASRGAPAARASRRGQPAPDPERIQRLRSLMVNAGPEQEAAEGGTATRRRRAPRNVLTRMPLHEGSPLGELHRCVRDGVRINVHIRTFKGLRGVCTGFLVAFDKFWNMALTDVDETYRKPVMGKAFYAEPQLSLTRLFDRLKLQESSGKKRADSKTVSQELALTNDSQMLSLKAGSGRGRAEEERERQKHLGRAGEKKTPGDRSEADVGSRTAHTEGASAGGARARSQPRRRRRPKVDYQQVFTRHINQIFIRGENVLLVHLAH, from the exons ATGGAGGAGGACGAGGCGGGCGCGGCGAGCGCGGAGCCGCGGGGCTCCCGCCACCGCTCGCCCAGCCCTGGCCGCCTGGATGTGAGCTCCAGCCGCTTCGACCCGCTGCTGGCGCTCTACTCGCCGCGCACGCCGCTGCCCTTCCCCGCCGCGCCCTGCTTCAACAACCTCGCCGAGTACGAGAGCTTCCAGCGCGGCCTGCGCCGCCCGCACGGCCGCCGCGGTGCCCTCGCTAGCCGCGGtgcccccgccgcccgcgcgTCCCGCCGGGGCCAACCCGCCCCCGACCCCGAGCGCATCCAGCGCCTCCGCAGCCTCATGGTCAACGCGGGCCCCGAGCAGGAGGCGGCTGAAGGCGGAACGGCgacgcggcggcggcgggcacCGCGCAATGTCCTCACCAGGATGCCCC TCCATGAAGGCAGCCCACTGGGGGAGCTCCATCGCTGTGTCCGAGATGGTGTCAGGATCAATGTCCACATCCGCACTTTCAAAGGGCTCCGTGGAGTCTGCACAGGCTTTTTGGTTGCCTTTGACAAATTCTGGAATATG gCCCTGACAGATGTGGATGAGACTTACAGGAAACCAGTAATGGGCAAAGCCTTCTATGCAGAACCTCAGCTCTCACTGACCCGA CTGTTTGACAGACTCAAGCTGCAGGAATCCTCAGGGAAGAAGAGAGCTGACTCAAAGACTGTCTCGCAGGAGCTGGCCCTGACAAATGACTCTCAGATGCTGAGTTTGAAGGCTGGATCTGGACGAGGGAGAGCAGAAGAGGAGCgtgagaggcagaaacacttgggcagagctggagagaagAAGACCCCGGGTGACAGAAGTGAAGCTGATGTGGGCAGCAGGACTGCCCACACAGAGGGGGCCAGTGCTGGTGGGGCCCGAGCGAGGAGCCAGCCCCGGAGGAGAAGGCGGCCCAAGGTGGATTATCAGCAGGTGTTCACACGCCACATAAACCAGATCTTTATTCGAGGAGAGAATGTCTTGCTTGTCCATTTAGCACATTGA
- the THG1L gene encoding probable tRNA(His) guanylyltransferase isoform X3: MTKCAQTVMQELEDIAIAYGQSDEYSFVFKKKSRWFKRRASKFMTHVVSQFSSSYVFYWKDYFKDQQLLYPPGFDGRIVLYPSNQNLKDYLSWRQADCHINNLYNTVFWMLVQRGGLTPVQAQERLQGTLAGDKNEILFSEFNINYNNEPLMYRKGTVLIWQKINEVITKKIKLPKEEEEKEVEVTRTKTKVVPLHCDIIGDQFWEEYPEILAEDS; the protein is encoded by the exons ATGACCAAGTGTGCCCAGACAGTGATGCAAGAACTGGAGGATATTGCTATTGCTTATGGACAGAGTGATGAATatagttttgttttcaaaaagaagAGCAGGTGGTTTAAAAGAAGAGCAAG TAAGTTCATGACTCATGTGGTCTCCCAGTTTTCCTCAAGTTACGTGTTCTATTGGAAGGATTACTTTAAGGACCAGCAGCTTCTCTACCCACCAGGATTTGATGGACGGATTGTGTTGTATCCCAGCAACCAGAATTTGAAGGACTACCTCAGCTGGAGGCAAGCAGATT GCCATATTAATAACCTTTACAATACAGTGTTCTGGATGCTTGTGCAGCGAGGTGGTTTGACACCAGTGCAAGCACAGGAGAGGCTCCAG gGAACTTTGGCTGGAGATAAGAATGAAATCTTATTTTCTGAATTCAACATCAACTACAACAATGAACCTTTGATGTATAGAAAAGGAACTGTCCTAATATGGcagaag ATTAATGAAGTCATcactaagaaaataaaactgccaaaggaagaagaagaaaaagaagtggaAGTGACCCGGACTAAGACTAAAGTTGTTCCCCTGCACTGTGACATCATTGGGGACCAGTTCTGGGAGGAATATCCTGAGATTCTGGCTGAGGATAGTTGA
- the THG1L gene encoding probable tRNA(His) guanylyltransferase isoform X1, whose amino-acid sequence MLRCCRAAAAIAAGCAPGSPRGHRGLAMAKSKFEYVRDFEADDTVLPNCWIVVRLDGRNFHRFSEQHEFKKPNDDRALHLMTKCAQTVMQELEDIAIAYGQSDEYSFVFKKKSRWFKRRASKFMTHVVSQFSSSYVFYWKDYFKDQQLLYPPGFDGRIVLYPSNQNLKDYLSWRQADCHINNLYNTVFWMLVQRGGLTPVQAQERLQGTLAGDKNEILFSEFNINYNNEPLMYRKGTVLIWQKINEVITKKIKLPKEEEEKEVEVTRTKTKVVPLHCDIIGDQFWEEYPEILAEDS is encoded by the exons ATGCTGCGCTGCTGCCGGGCGGCCGCGGCCATCGCTGCCGGCTGCGCTCCGGGCTCCCCGCGCGGTCACCGCGGCCTCGCCATGGCCAAGAGCAAGTTCGAGTACGTGCGGGACTTCGAGGCGGACGACACGGTCCTGCCCAACTGCTGGATCGTGGTGCGGCTGGACGGCCGCAACTTCCACAG GTTTTCTGAGCAGCATGAATTCAAAAAGCCAAATGATGACCGTGCTCTGCACCTGATGACCAAGTGTGCCCAGACAGTGATGCAAGAACTGGAGGATATTGCTATTGCTTATGGACAGAGTGATGAATatagttttgttttcaaaaagaagAGCAGGTGGTTTAAAAGAAGAGCAAG TAAGTTCATGACTCATGTGGTCTCCCAGTTTTCCTCAAGTTACGTGTTCTATTGGAAGGATTACTTTAAGGACCAGCAGCTTCTCTACCCACCAGGATTTGATGGACGGATTGTGTTGTATCCCAGCAACCAGAATTTGAAGGACTACCTCAGCTGGAGGCAAGCAGATT GCCATATTAATAACCTTTACAATACAGTGTTCTGGATGCTTGTGCAGCGAGGTGGTTTGACACCAGTGCAAGCACAGGAGAGGCTCCAG gGAACTTTGGCTGGAGATAAGAATGAAATCTTATTTTCTGAATTCAACATCAACTACAACAATGAACCTTTGATGTATAGAAAAGGAACTGTCCTAATATGGcagaag ATTAATGAAGTCATcactaagaaaataaaactgccaaaggaagaagaagaaaaagaagtggaAGTGACCCGGACTAAGACTAAAGTTGTTCCCCTGCACTGTGACATCATTGGGGACCAGTTCTGGGAGGAATATCCTGAGATTCTGGCTGAGGATAGTTGA
- the THG1L gene encoding probable tRNA(His) guanylyltransferase isoform X2, whose product MTHVVSQFSSSYVFYWKDYFKDQQLLYPPGFDGRIVLYPSNQNLKDYLSWRQADCHINNLYNTVFWMLVQRGGLTPVQAQERLQGTLAGDKNEILFSEFNINYNNEPLMYRKGTVLIWQKINEVITKKIKLPKEEEEKEVEVTRTKTKVVPLHCDIIGDQFWEEYPEILAEDS is encoded by the exons ATGACTCATGTGGTCTCCCAGTTTTCCTCAAGTTACGTGTTCTATTGGAAGGATTACTTTAAGGACCAGCAGCTTCTCTACCCACCAGGATTTGATGGACGGATTGTGTTGTATCCCAGCAACCAGAATTTGAAGGACTACCTCAGCTGGAGGCAAGCAGATT GCCATATTAATAACCTTTACAATACAGTGTTCTGGATGCTTGTGCAGCGAGGTGGTTTGACACCAGTGCAAGCACAGGAGAGGCTCCAG gGAACTTTGGCTGGAGATAAGAATGAAATCTTATTTTCTGAATTCAACATCAACTACAACAATGAACCTTTGATGTATAGAAAAGGAACTGTCCTAATATGGcagaag ATTAATGAAGTCATcactaagaaaataaaactgccaaaggaagaagaagaaaaagaagtggaAGTGACCCGGACTAAGACTAAAGTTGTTCCCCTGCACTGTGACATCATTGGGGACCAGTTCTGGGAGGAATATCCTGAGATTCTGGCTGAGGATAGTTGA
- the THG1L gene encoding probable tRNA(His) guanylyltransferase isoform X4 produces MDRVMNIVLFSKRRAGGLKEEQGFDGRIVLYPSNQNLKDYLSWRQADCHINNLYNTVFWMLVQRGGLTPVQAQERLQGTLAGDKNEILFSEFNINYNNEPLMYRKGTVLIWQKINEVITKKIKLPKEEEEKEVEVTRTKTKVVPLHCDIIGDQFWEEYPEILAEDS; encoded by the exons ATGGACAGAGTGATGAATatagttttgttttcaaaaagaagAGCAGGTGGTTTAAAAGAAGAGCAAG GATTTGATGGACGGATTGTGTTGTATCCCAGCAACCAGAATTTGAAGGACTACCTCAGCTGGAGGCAAGCAGATT GCCATATTAATAACCTTTACAATACAGTGTTCTGGATGCTTGTGCAGCGAGGTGGTTTGACACCAGTGCAAGCACAGGAGAGGCTCCAG gGAACTTTGGCTGGAGATAAGAATGAAATCTTATTTTCTGAATTCAACATCAACTACAACAATGAACCTTTGATGTATAGAAAAGGAACTGTCCTAATATGGcagaag ATTAATGAAGTCATcactaagaaaataaaactgccaaaggaagaagaagaaaaagaagtggaAGTGACCCGGACTAAGACTAAAGTTGTTCCCCTGCACTGTGACATCATTGGGGACCAGTTCTGGGAGGAATATCCTGAGATTCTGGCTGAGGATAGTTGA